A single Fibrobacter succinogenes DNA region contains:
- the leuS gene encoding leucine--tRNA ligase, with amino-acid sequence EKCGTKEVERRNLKQWLMRIPLYGDRLLKGLDKLDWPQGVKDMQKNWIGKSYGAEVDFAIADANGKPTEKKLRVYTTRCDTLFGATYMVVAPEHAMVPELTTAEQKAAVEEYVHAAALKSDLDRTELAKEKTGVFTGSYAVNPLTGTKIPVWVADYVLTGYGTGAIMAVPAHDTRDFDFAKKFNLPVICIMEPDASCPEDVRPKVLAGEACWAADGTYINSENATLCLNGLNKKQGIAKVIEWLEANKIGKATVNYKLRDWLFSRQRYWGEPFPIIHWEDGEISTVDDAELPVLLPELKDYKPGDGGQSPLANATEWLQVVDKNGRKGIRETNTMPQWAGSCWYYLRYIDACNGDAFVAKELEKYWMPVDLYVGGAEHAVLHLLYSRFWHKVLFDLGLVSTDEPFQKLFNQGMILAFAYEDAAGSKVPTDEVEEKNGKFFKKGTDIELKQIVAKMSKSLKNVVNPDDVVRDYGADSLRLYEMFMGPLDAVKPWQTKGIEGMNRFLGRAWRSVVGDSDEAPVFVDEAAPEAIEKVMHQSVIKVTNDIENMSFNTAISQLMIFNNEMMKMDKRYREPCETFVKLLHPFAPHIAEEMWSILGHEGSLTNVAWPEADHSKAVENTVEVVFQVNGKVRAKASVAKDLDKAALEKLALENERVKEFTKGMTVVKSIVVPGKLVNIVVKPA; translated from the coding sequence CGAAAAGTGCGGCACCAAGGAAGTCGAACGCCGTAACCTCAAGCAGTGGCTCATGCGCATCCCGCTGTATGGCGACCGCCTGCTGAAGGGCCTCGACAAACTCGACTGGCCGCAGGGCGTGAAGGACATGCAGAAGAACTGGATCGGCAAGAGCTACGGCGCCGAAGTGGACTTTGCCATTGCCGACGCTAACGGCAAGCCGACCGAAAAGAAGCTCCGCGTCTACACGACCCGTTGCGATACGCTGTTCGGTGCTACCTACATGGTGGTGGCTCCGGAACACGCGATGGTGCCGGAACTCACGACTGCCGAACAGAAGGCCGCCGTGGAAGAATACGTGCACGCCGCCGCTCTCAAGAGCGACCTCGACCGTACGGAACTCGCTAAGGAAAAGACCGGCGTATTCACCGGTTCTTACGCCGTGAACCCGCTCACCGGCACGAAGATTCCGGTGTGGGTAGCCGACTACGTTTTGACGGGCTATGGCACCGGCGCTATCATGGCCGTGCCTGCTCACGATACCCGCGACTTCGATTTCGCGAAGAAGTTCAACCTCCCGGTGATCTGCATCATGGAACCGGACGCAAGCTGCCCCGAAGATGTTCGCCCGAAGGTTCTCGCTGGCGAAGCTTGCTGGGCTGCCGACGGCACTTACATCAACAGCGAAAATGCAACGCTCTGCCTGAACGGTCTCAACAAGAAGCAGGGTATCGCCAAGGTCATCGAATGGCTCGAAGCCAACAAGATCGGTAAGGCTACCGTGAACTACAAGCTCCGCGATTGGCTCTTCAGCCGTCAGCGCTACTGGGGTGAACCGTTCCCGATTATCCACTGGGAAGATGGCGAAATCTCTACGGTGGATGACGCCGAACTTCCGGTGCTCTTGCCGGAACTCAAGGACTACAAGCCGGGTGACGGCGGTCAGTCTCCGCTCGCGAACGCCACCGAATGGCTCCAGGTCGTCGATAAGAACGGCCGCAAGGGTATTCGCGAAACGAACACCATGCCGCAGTGGGCAGGTTCTTGCTGGTATTACCTCCGCTACATTGACGCTTGCAACGGTGATGCATTTGTGGCAAAGGAACTTGAAAAGTACTGGATGCCCGTGGACCTCTACGTGGGTGGTGCCGAACACGCCGTGCTCCACCTGCTCTATAGCCGCTTCTGGCACAAGGTTTTGTTCGACCTCGGCCTCGTCTCTACCGACGAACCGTTCCAGAAACTCTTCAACCAGGGCATGATTCTTGCCTTCGCTTACGAAGATGCCGCAGGCTCCAAGGTCCCGACCGACGAAGTTGAAGAAAAGAACGGCAAGTTCTTCAAGAAGGGTACTGATATCGAACTCAAGCAGATTGTGGCTAAGATGAGTAAGTCCCTCAAGAACGTCGTGAACCCCGATGACGTTGTCCGTGACTACGGTGCCGACAGTCTTCGCTTGTACGAAATGTTCATGGGCCCGCTCGACGCCGTGAAGCCGTGGCAGACCAAGGGCATCGAAGGCATGAACCGCTTCCTCGGCCGCGCCTGGCGTTCTGTTGTCGGCGACAGCGATGAAGCCCCGGTCTTCGTTGACGAAGCCGCTCCGGAAGCTATCGAAAAGGTGATGCACCAGAGCGTTATCAAGGTCACGAACGACATTGAAAATATGAGCTTCAACACTGCCATCAGCCAGTTGATGATCTTCAATAACGAAATGATGAAGATGGACAAGCGCTACCGCGAACCGTGCGAAACGTTCGTCAAGCTCTTGCACCCGTTTGCCCCGCATATCGCCGAAGAAATGTGGAGCATCCTCGGTCACGAAGGCTCGCTCACGAACGTCGCCTGGCCGGAAGCCGACCACTCCAAGGCCGTGGAAAATACCGTCGAAGTCGTGTTCCAGGTGAACGGCAAGGTCCGCGCCAAGGCTTCTGTTGCTAAGGACTTGGACAAGGCTGCCCTCGAAAAACTCGCTCTTGAAAACGAACGAGTAAAAGAATTTACCAAGGGAATGACTGTCGTCAAGTCGATTGTTGTGCCTGGTAAATTGGTCAATATCGTTGTCAAGCCAGCGTAA
- a CDS encoding co-chaperone YbbN: MNIFKNSFLSNAIAFATATILAVGSVSQVQAKGAANAKSIAADEDIRIVKVDDSNFEKEILHSKTPVILEFSSTSCPPCLVMIPTLIGIAKNYRDIKVASVGIDEPNIEKIKNTLPIQAFPTFFLIKDGQIVNRLVGVVKEEQLLQALDYTPSANTAKPQPAKKPAKKTGKDRNLVCKVNGQFHGLKNLVTISFVFGDTEIKNVDIVTDVFVPPEMSDKREEMMAHIRASGKGEVTPTMAGFQMHIDNDCRFMKAMDMKRTSTYGEIRAGLELQGFKCE, from the coding sequence ATGAACATTTTTAAAAATAGTTTTCTCTCAAACGCAATCGCATTTGCAACAGCCACAATCCTTGCCGTAGGTAGCGTTTCGCAGGTTCAAGCCAAAGGCGCCGCAAACGCAAAGAGCATCGCAGCAGACGAAGACATCCGCATCGTCAAAGTAGATGACAGCAATTTCGAAAAAGAAATTCTGCACTCCAAAACGCCGGTCATCTTGGAATTTTCATCGACCAGTTGCCCACCGTGCCTCGTGATGATCCCGACGCTTATCGGTATCGCGAAAAATTACCGCGACATCAAAGTTGCATCCGTGGGCATCGATGAACCCAACATCGAAAAAATCAAGAACACGCTCCCGATTCAAGCGTTCCCAACATTTTTCCTCATCAAAGACGGACAAATCGTAAACCGCCTCGTCGGAGTCGTCAAAGAAGAACAGCTACTGCAAGCGCTCGATTACACGCCTAGCGCAAACACGGCAAAACCACAGCCCGCCAAGAAGCCCGCTAAAAAGACAGGCAAAGATAGAAACCTTGTCTGTAAAGTCAACGGCCAGTTCCACGGACTCAAGAATCTCGTTACCATTTCATTCGTCTTCGGCGATACCGAAATCAAGAACGTCGATATCGTTACGGACGTATTCGTTCCGCCCGAAATGAGCGACAAGCGCGAAGAAATGATGGCACACATACGCGCAAGCGGCAAAGGCGAAGTCACCCCGACTATGGCCGGATTCCAAATGCACATCGACAACGATTGCCGTTTCATGAAAGCGATGGATATGAAACGCACATCCACCTACGGCGAAATTCGCGCTGGGCTGGAACTGCAAGGATTCAAGTGCGAATAA
- a CDS encoding deoxyguanosinetriphosphate triphosphohydrolase family protein, which produces MEWNATVKSRIESRLMDKEKSLAEYACKSTDAVRFREMQDDVRPNFSRDADKIIHSYCYSRYIDKTQAFYLVENDHITHRVLHVQLVSKIARTIGRFLNLNEDLIEAISLGHDVGHTPFGHDGERIVSNFLQDCGEGIFEHNVQSFRLFHDLEAYGKGLNLTAQVLDGIICHNGEVLENEYGCNRSKTPEKLLEEYKNSLSGTLKSKEMVPMTLEGCVMRISDVIAYVGRDVKDALILKLIKPEDVPKEITEILGDDNEKIVNTLITDLVNNSIDKDSLSFSSDVFNALDQLKKWNYDNIYTNPKKSSQDEKIRTMFRAVFETCLDELRTGVKKATGINHWYEKMSEKYKDTNSLPRVVADYVSGMTDDYLMNVYKEIVIPKSFGISFEGK; this is translated from the coding sequence ATGGAATGGAACGCAACGGTCAAAAGCAGAATTGAGTCACGTTTGATGGATAAGGAAAAATCGCTTGCAGAATATGCTTGCAAGTCGACGGATGCAGTTCGTTTCCGTGAGATGCAAGATGATGTTCGTCCGAATTTTTCTAGAGATGCAGATAAAATAATCCATTCTTATTGCTATAGCCGATATATCGATAAAACTCAGGCTTTTTATCTTGTTGAAAATGATCATATCACACATCGTGTTTTGCACGTGCAGTTGGTATCGAAAATTGCAAGAACCATTGGGCGTTTTTTAAATTTGAATGAAGACTTGATTGAAGCAATTTCGCTAGGGCATGACGTTGGCCATACGCCTTTTGGACACGATGGCGAAAGGATTGTCTCGAATTTTTTGCAGGATTGCGGCGAAGGGATTTTTGAACACAATGTACAAAGCTTTAGGCTTTTCCATGACCTCGAAGCGTACGGTAAAGGCTTGAATCTCACAGCGCAAGTGCTCGATGGAATCATCTGTCACAACGGCGAAGTTCTGGAGAACGAATATGGCTGTAATCGCAGCAAGACTCCCGAAAAGTTGCTGGAAGAATACAAGAACAGCTTGAGTGGAACGCTGAAGTCGAAAGAGATGGTTCCGATGACATTGGAAGGTTGCGTCATGCGAATCTCGGACGTGATTGCTTACGTTGGTCGTGATGTCAAGGACGCTCTCATCTTGAAATTGATTAAGCCTGAGGATGTTCCAAAAGAAATTACGGAGATTCTCGGTGACGATAATGAAAAAATCGTCAATACGCTCATCACAGACCTTGTCAACAATAGTATTGATAAAGATTCGTTGAGCTTTTCGTCGGACGTCTTTAACGCTCTTGATCAATTGAAAAAATGGAATTACGATAATATTTATACGAATCCGAAAAAGTCATCTCAGGACGAAAAAATAAGGACGATGTTCCGGGCTGTTTTTGAAACATGTCTGGATGAACTCCGTACGGGCGTGAAAAAGGCGACGGGAATCAATCACTGGTATGAAAAAATGAGCGAAAAGTACAAGGATACGAATTCGTTACCGCGCGTTGTTGCCGATTACGTTTCTGGAATGACGGATGACTATTTGATGAATGTCTACAAGGAAATTGTAATTCCAAAATCATTTGGAATCAGTTTCGAAGGAAAATGA